A window of Amaranthus tricolor cultivar Red isolate AtriRed21 chromosome 8, ASM2621246v1, whole genome shotgun sequence genomic DNA:
ATAAGTGTAAATGTAATGAGCTACCATGTACAAGTCTATAATGTCGAGTGATCAGCTCAACCAAAAGATTAAGTTTGTATGATTATCATGCCCCTTCACACGAAGGTTATTTGGGATTTGAAGTGAGGATACAATATAGAAACTTTACATGCCTTGCGCTAAATATTCTACTTAAAAGGAGGGGATGGATGAAATTTGAACCCGAAAGCTTTCGTCACATTGGAAGCTGACACCATGTTAAATGACCAACACACCCAATAGATTAAGTTCATAGTTGGAGTCTCAAGTTATGTTATGTACACAATTATAGCCCTTCAGATGAGAACATTCGAGTTTGTGGCCAAAGTCTCAGGTTATGTTTTATACGGTGCTTAATAGCTAGCTTGTTGCTTcgtcaaaaaactaaaaaaaaaaagtgtttggtgAATGGCTTTTAACTTATAATCTGAAATGAAAAGATGCTCTAATTGGGTTTTTTAATAGACTTATGGGTTGTTGACTCCACTAcctattttaccaaatatctccCAAAACATTCTTATACATCTAGTATAAAACAACTAAAAACAACCAACACTTTCAGCTCTTCAAACAAGCCAACAACCATTAGTTATTTTGTCAAACATCCCATACTCTATCATACCCGTCAATATGTTCTCTGCCCTACACAGTTTGCTATGTTTATATCAAAAATCTCTCAAATCAAAAACCATAATATAGCAAAATGAACGGAACAGttgaataaataataaagcaaAAGAGAAGGAGTAATACATACAAAGCCAAAACCTTCAGCATGAAGATCAAAGGAAGGAACAAGAGCATAGCCCTTATTGCAATTCTTAGATAGGAAAACCTTAAGATAAGGTGTTTCATCAATAATAGCAGCAACACCTCCTGGTTCGTTTCCCTTAGCCAATATATCAATCATTTGTTGTTCAGtatcataaattattatttgatcTTCTGAAAAACCTCTCTTAACTAGCAAACGAGGAACAAATGATCCTTTTTGATTCCCTACTTTTGCTCTTTTTCTTATGAGCTCATCTAGTGTTCTTATTGCGGTTCTTTGTCTTTGTGCTGTTAATAATGTAGTAAAACTTGCTGCATAACAGGATGTTAAGAATAATAGTACTAGAAATAGGATTACAATTACTAGCCTTGTGTGGATTATTGCTCTCAATGTTTCCCCTACAtacacaaacaaaataaaacaacaaataagAGTAAATTTCACAACTTATAATGTCGATTTTGAAGGGTGATCAGAGTTGTGATGGTTAAGGGACTATGATTGATGCGACTCTAGACATATAACTATTCTTATGATTGAAAATAGCATGCAGGTTTCTGATACAATGTCGAgaaaccaacacaaccaaaaacttaagttgacaGTTAAAGCTTGTTATATAAGAAATATGAATGATGGATAAGGGATTAAGGGACTATGAAGGATGCGACTGTAGACATATAACTATTCTTATGATCGAAAATAGCATGCATGTTTCTCATTGATTTGCGTTAGtttttgataccatgttaagataccaactcaaccaaaagcttaaacggGCAATTAAAACCAACTATATACTATACATAGGTCTATGATTGATGGATAAAGGACTATCATTGATGCGACTCTAGACATATAACTATTCTTATGATCGAAGATAGCATGCATGTTTCTCGTTGATTCACGTTGGTTTCTGATGCCATGTctaggaaccaactcaaccaaatgcTTAAGTTGAAGATTAAAGCCAACTATACACTATATGAAGGACTATGATAGATGGGTAAGGATACTATGATTGATGCGACTCTAGACATATAACTATTCTTATGATGGAAAATAGCATGCATGTTTCTCATGATTCACGTTGGTTTCTAATACCACGTCTATGatccaactcaaccaaaagtttaagccgATGATTATAACCATCTATAAACTATATGAAAGACTATGATAGATGGGTAAGGGACTATGATTGATGTGATTCTAGACATATAATTATTCTTATGATCAAAAATAGCATGCATGTTCCTCATTTTAGTCACATTAgtttctgataccatgttaagaaaccaattaaaccaaaagtttaaaaccAGCGGTTATAGCATGTTATATACTATATGAAGGAAGATAAGCATGGACTTACTTCGCCAATAGTCATCGACGTTTGCACGTTGTCCTGGTCCTTGTGTGCCAGAACTCATAGGTGCCTGCTGTGACTGTCTATTTTTATCATTTCTGAATTCCACAAACCAAAAGATAAGTGCACTAACAAAGCAAAATACAAGTGCAGCAGACACCAAACCCTTGACTAAAGGAATCAATTTGATTCCAGTCTTTTTGGTGGACtctttttttgttgaaatcatCATTGTTATTCCTGTGTCTGAATAAGGCAGTGTGAAATCAACCCATTGTGACCTATCATATCTTATTGTAGTATCCCCTACTGCTCCATCATATTCCTACAAATTTTGTATATTTCACTTGCATaaattaatcatcatcatattcagtatATCTCGCTCATAGAAGACTATGATCAAAATCTGGGAAGTAAAAAAGGCGACAAtccatacccataaaagaggaTGCAGCCAAAGAGTTCTCAATACTTGGATAAATTAAACAATATAACTAAAAAAGTTTGTTAATTTATATTGTCTTTCTCCATTTAAATTTGCTACACGATATTCTAAAAAATTCACTTCGATACTTttatgtagcaaattcaaagtgATAGATAAGTAGCATATAGATGTTAAAGAATTATTATTTCTCGTTAAAAATACGTTTGTATCCCACTCAACGATATAAACAGTTTTCGTTAAAACGTTTTTTCTAAACCAAACACCGGGGCCGAATGCATTTATAATCATAATGAAGTAAAGGAACCTTATTAGAGACTGCTTGAAGCATAGCATCAAAGCTTCCATTGAAGCTTCCATCTGACTTGGCAAAAGGGTAAAGATCATACTCAATGGGGTCACTTATGCCTCTATTAACAACAGCCTTGAAGACTTCTATTGAGAAACCTCCAATTATTTGTTCCCCAGTGAAGTTATCCTTGGTGATGCTCACAAATTCTTTGAAAGTACTCACTGGAACTGCTATTTTCAATCTCTTATTCCCTGTACTTGCTGGAGTGACagattcagaaaaaaaaataaaaaaaataaaaaaatataaagttgtAAGAGCACAAATAACTATAGAAAAgatctaatataaaaatatacatgtaaaaTTATCGCAAAATATTATACAATAATGCCTTCACATGTTGGCATCAGAGGGCACTTGGATCCACCAGACCGCTGCTGACTTGCTGCAGTGGTGGATCCAGAAAAAAACAACCAATTAATTAGTAAATACGAAAAAGAAAACATCAATGCAAAAATATACatacaaaattatcataaaaatatgGTTACACTCAATGCCCTCATATTCTCATGCAGGAGAGCACTTGGGTCCGTTAGACCACCACTAACTTGTTGCCCTCGCTTTATTTAAATCCAATAAAAAAGTAATTGACtagtaaatacaaaaaaaatatactcgaatacaaaaatatgtacaaaattatcataaaaatatataataaaaaattaactttatttgaaCCCAGTGTCCTCGCTTGCAAGCTAGAGGGCACCTGGGTTTGAACTTACTTGGTGGAGAAGTTGGTGATGACGCTGTTTGGTTTGCAGGTGGTGATGCCTCATCTGTACTTGTTTGATTTGAAGGTGGTGGTGCCCGGCCCGTAGACTGACCCATTGCCATGAATACATTTCCAATAATTAGGATGAGTATTAAGATGTTGACTTTATTAGCTGAGAAAACTCTCATCATTCTAACCATATGGAGTAGTATTTTGCTATGGTATTATAGTATGATACTTATGCTGGGTACACTTTAAACTCTCATCATTTTAACTAGTCATATGTGCATATataaatctttaattttttaattatatattgttcagattaagactttgacattatttttattatatttgatacaATATGTAATATATTATGCTCCTTCAACCATAAAATAAGTTTTTGATTATACCTATATTTTAAACCTGATTAAATATTATATCAAGCAACCAACTCACGTAAATACATAGTTAAAATTCTtcgaatatgttatatactctatcaataTTAACATTAAACACCCATAAAATGTGATTAAGAGACTCACTTAACATTAAAGGCTAGAGCAACATGTGAAAGACTTTTCTTTGACAATCGAGCAAGTTGCATTGTAAGTTGAAACTCAGTACTACAAAAAGGAGATCTTCGTCAAAACGAAGCATACTACataagaaaataattgtaatgttCAAAATAAATTCCACGATTTGATATAATCTGATCTTGTAATCGGATTCGATTTAACccgactttaaaaataaatttacagtTACGTAAAAATCAATATAGACGCAAAATTCGATTTTAAACCGACCTGAATCACTTGACCCGAAATCAACCCAATAATCTGATTGAACACCTCTTAATGATACAATATGATCAATCCTCTTCCCATGACCTGGAAAATAGTTATTCTGATTTCATTGACTTTGTTTTGATCTGACCATGtaactaaaatatatattagtcaTGTATTatactaaattaatttaaaatactaagTTAGTTATCCAACCATATATATAggagtttataaattataatagtcAGTTTTCTAAGTTGGCTTCATTAATcttatcaaaataatttttattaatcctATAATTGCGTTCACGTTATCATCATTCAACCCCTCTACACTTAACAAGGATAGCACACTTAGTCTTACCCAAACatatttaaacaaaattagatataataattttacataaaatatgatataataatgtatacaaaatcTTCATTTGACAAGAAAGAACAAAgagtattaaattttatttgtataaAATAAGAAACAGACATCCATAAGCATGACAGAATGAAAGTGGGATATTAACAGAAAACTGATACTTGTATTCCAAGATGTTGGTGGTAGTACACATATCATAAAGTTGTCATGTATTCAGAGATGTTTATTTGGATTATCAGATTGATTTTCGGTCAGGTATTTTGGATCggtttaaattgattttgtgtGCCCATTGATTTTCACAAAttctaaattcattttgaagtcaaaTTCAATTACAAGGTCGCATAGGAAAATATCATCTTTCGGGCTGTATCATTCCCATTACAAAATCATTGCATCGTTACTCCAACTTTCCTTTAATAACATGATGCAAAATAATAACATTctagaaatttgaaatatacaaAATCTTCATTGTATCGTTATTAAAGCAGTTGCAGATTTGGCGTCCGTTGATCCTAAAGAGTGCGGCATCTACGTCGGGATCTAGAGACGGATGGACTGATGAACAGTTAGTAGTGATGGAAGAGAAGGCTCATTCTATCACTTACTAAGTcttgatgatcatatcatcacggaggttgCTGATCAGGAGACGGCCGCAGaattatggttaaaattggagtcaCGGTACATGACGAAATCTTTAACCAACAAATTGCTACTGAAACAGCGGTTGTTTAGCCTCAGGATGCAGTCAGGTACGCCATTAAGGGATCATctagaaaatcttaattctattttactagatttgcgtaatttagaagttaagatagatgatgaggatgcagcGTTAATATTGCTTGTTTCTCTACCGAATAGTTATGAGA
This region includes:
- the LOC130821795 gene encoding glutamate receptor 2.1-like; this translates as MAMGQSTGRAPPPSNQTSTDEASPPANQTASSPTSPPTSQQRSGGSKCPLMPTCEASTGNKRLKIAVPVSTFKEFVSITKDNFTGEQIIGGFSIEVFKAVVNRGISDPIEYDLYPFAKSDGSFNGSFDAMLQAVSNKEYDGAVGDTTIRYDRSQWVDFTLPYSDTGITMMISTKKESTKKTGIKLIPLVKGLVSAALVFCFVSALIFWFVEFRNDKNRQSQQAPMSSGTQGPGQRANVDDYWRRETLRAIIHTRLVIVILFLVLLFLTSCYAASFTTLLTAQRQRTAIRTLDELIRKRAKVGNQKGSFVPRLLVKRGFSEDQIIIYDTEQQMIDILAKGNEPGGVAAIIDETPYLKVFLSKNCNKGYALVPSFDLHAEGFGFAFQKGSNLVQPISNGILKLMDDDQLSSIQDRTIGSLDSCEDEPDTANVDSNLLDYDTLWILFAGAIGAALLVIILYIIYLGTNCDALRRRVSYPCYLLPNH